In the Enterobacter cloacae subsp. cloacae ATCC 13047 genome, TTTGCTGGCACCCTGCCCCCCGCCATAGATCGTGATGCCTTTCTGAAGCCCATAAATCGCGGCGATCTGCCCGAACGGGGTTTTCTCCACGCTGCTGTTGTAGGCGCGATACTGTCCACCGGTGAGGGCATATTTCAGTCGCCCTTCGCGCTGCAATACCGGTACCGAGGCATACGGCAGCGTGAAATGCTGCTCGCTGCCATCGGCCTCTTTGATGGTCACGTCTAAATCGCCCGCGCCGCCGGTGGGATACATATCGGTAATTTCAAACGCGCCCGGCGCCACGTAGCTTTGGTAGATCTGATAGCCATTCTGGCGAATCACCACCTGAGCATTGGTGCGCGCGATCCCGCGGACCACTGGGGCATAGCCTTTCAGGGAATCCGGTAACATGTCATCATCCGATGCCAGCTGAACCCCGCGAAAAGGCACGCTGTCAAAGACATCCGCCGGGGCGGAACTGTCCCCAAGGGTAAGCTGCGCTTTCAGGGGAATAACGGCACGTTGCAGATAGCTGTAGACCGTGTCCCATCGATCTTTCCCCGCGCCATCCCGTGACCAGGTGGTGTAGTTGCGTAGACGCCACGGGCCAATATTTATCCCCGGACGCAGGTTCGCATACTGGCTGTTGCTGCTGGCCCCCTCACCCGCTTTCGCCCGGCTGTTCGCGCCGCTGAGGCTGTAATTGAGCATGGCTGCCGTTATCCCCTCATCCCACATCTCCGGCGGCACATAGCCTCTTGCCGGCAGATCGATGGCGGCCTGCGGAATACTCAACACCAGACGCTGGGCACCAAACTGGAAATCGGCACTGGCCTGGGGAATCGCCTGAAGATTGACGCATTCACCGTGTCCTGCACTGAGCGCAGGAAATAATGCCGTTTTCACCCCCCAGCGTTTTAATTGCGCAAGACTCAGACAAGGCTGCAATGACGCATCGCCGTTGTCGGCTTTGCTCGCGGTAAACTGAATATCCCCCGTCTCCAGAAACGCGTCGTCGACAATAATATCGACATGGTAGATCCCCGCTGCCTGCGAGCCTGATTCAAAGGCCGACAAATCGGCTTTATCCATGCCTGGATTATCCAGCTCAATTAATTCGGTGTTAAAGGCAACACTGGCGTAGAGCGAGGTTGAGGATCCGCCAAACGCTAAGGCGATAAACATCGCCAGGCGTGCGGGTTTCATCGTGTTATTTACCGTCATTGCGAATTACCGGGTTAATGCAGGCGTTGCCGTTTGTGAAAGGATCACAAACTGGCTTGATGTAATACGCCGGGACTGCCATAGTCGTTGATAATTTTAAACGTGAGTGAATTTCCCCTTGCCTCATTGGGTAATACAAACCGGGCTGAGGCGCCGGGTAACACGTAGGTCACATCGTCCAGTTTTTTCCCCCCCAGCGTAATTTCATTAAAATTGACGACATATTGCGTGGGGTTGTTGACCTGAATTTCATTCCCGGCGCGTTGCCAGGTTAATTTATTAGCCTGTTCTTCTGGCGTAGACGCCCGCAAACTTTCTGGCCGGTAGATCAGTTTGATGCGCGTTTTCACTGCTATTTGCAGGGCGTTCGTCTGTTTTGATGCTGAAGGGATCGCTTTAATATTCAGCCAAAATAAACTTTCCTGCTGCTGAGGCAGTGCACCCGCCATCACAATTCGCTCGACGTTTTTTTGCCCGCCATCCAGTCGGTATAACGGTGGTGTAATAATAAAAGGCGCTTTACCTGAATTACCTTCCGGCACATCTATCCATGACTGAATTAAATAAGGCGTCGCGTCAGGATTATTAATGCTTATTGACGCCTCTTTTTTTGTCCCATCGAAAATGATACGGGTGCCGCCAATAATCACTCCGGCCTGCGCTGTGCTCAGCGTCAGTGCTGACAGCGCTACGGCCAGTCCGGTTGTGTTGATAAAACGCATTGTAAACCTCATACCACAAAGGGGCCGGGATGGCCCCCTGCACATTGCTGCAAACGATTAGTTGTAAACCACGGAGAAGTTAGCGACAGAATTCGCCGGACCGGCGGTGACAGTCGCTGCGGTGGAAATATACTGAGCGTAGAAACTCAGGGTATTATCCGCGGTGCTGCTCAGCACATAGCTATAGCTGTTGCTGCCGTGAAGCGGCAGATCCGCCTTATCCGCACTCATCAGGTTGATTGCCACTCCGGTCGCCGCTCCCGCCGCAGACGAATCAATCGCCAGCAGGCTGGAATTGGTGGCATCTGGCGTACCATCAAAGCGAACCTTCGCGTTGGTCACCGTCACCGGGCAATTTTTCAACACGATATTAAATTGCGTGGCTGCGGTTCTGGCCCCGGTGGTTGGAAATTCGGTCTTATAATAATCACCTAATACCACCACCTGGTTCTGCGAAGCCACATCAACGTCACAGGCGGAATCCAGAATATTTCCGTTAAAATTAACGGTACCTGCTGCGGCGAAAGCGTGGGTTGCTGTCAGGGCGGACCCCACTGCCAGCAGGGTTATCATCATTTTATTTTTCATCATCAAATCCTGTATCACTTTATTTATTACTGAAATCCAGATTACATAATTCGGGCTTCATCAGCCGATGACCGAAATTTATACAACTCTTTTTCGGTACACAATCTATTTTGAGGTCTAGCTGTAGACTTCTCTTTAACAAAATAAATACATTTCAGTTTTGAAATTTCTTAAGCCTTTCTATTTCCAGTCTACTTTTAGACCCCTAATTTACGTCCTTAGAATTCATATAATTAGGCTCGTCATTTACTGCGGTCTATTTTTGGACCCATCTTAAATATTCCACGACTCGCTGTTTTTTAAGATAATTCTCTATATCGATCAAATAATGATCGCGTCCGTGAGTGAGGTATCTGATGAACACCCGAATGGCTCCCAGTCTCGATAATGAAAAAGCCACCGTGCTTACGGCTAAACCCTATAAGCACATCGAGAAATTAATTGATCATCTTCTTCCATTGGCAGAGAGGCGCATACTGTCCCGGGGGGAAGTGCTCCACTATTATGCAAACGACGTGCGTCAGTGTTTTTTATTGCTCCAGGGCAGCGTGGCGTTGCACCGTCGGGGAGATGGCATCGTCTTAAATTCTGAATCCGCGCCGTTTATTCTTGGCGTGAGTAGCCAGTTCTCCTCAGAGCACCTGTATGTCAGGGCGCTGGAGACCTCCGAACTCGCCGGGGTTTCGCTGGAGCGTTTTAACGGCGTGATTGCGCAACACAATTTATGGGAGCCGTTTTCGCATCTGCTGATCTATACCGCCTCCCGGGTCTATGAGCACTGCTCGCGGATCTCGCAGATGTCGGCCTATGACATCATCCGTTTTCAGCTGGTTGAATTGATGCAGGAGCCCGAAGCAATACGGCTGAACACCACGGCGGCCGCCTATATACAAAGTCGCACCTGGCTTTCGCGTAGCGGGATAATGCGGATCCTGGCCGAACTGCGCACCGGGAAGTACATTACGATGGAGCGCGGCGTGCTGCTTGATGTCCACCATCTGCCGCGGAAATACTGATTCAGGTGATGTCGGTAATAAGGAGTAACGCTATAATCAGAAAGATGATTCTTTCAGGTTCAGGTTATGTCCTCCACAGAAAAACCCCATCGTGGTTCTCCCTATGCGCAAGCGCTGATTACGCACTTACAACCTTATTCTACTGTCCGTCATCTCGATCGCGGGGAGCAGCTGGATCTGGTGGTTGATGGCCGGGGAATGAGTTATTTGATTCTGGAAGGGACCGTTGCCATTTACCGACGCAGCGACAATCTGATGCTGTCGACCGCGAAAAGCCCGGCGTTATTTGGAGTGGCTAATATTAATGACATCTTTTTTGACGACTACCTGAAAACGGTGACCCCCTGCAAGATTGGAACGCTGACCGCAGAGCAGCTCCACGTCATTATTCAGGAGAAGGCGCTGTGGGGGTTGATATCAAACCACCTGATGTTTATGTACAACCGGCTCTATAACACCGTCATGCCAAAGGGTGCCCCGACGGCCTATGAGATGATCCGCCAGCAGCTGATGTTATTAATGAATGAAGATGAATCTTATCGCCGGGAGATAACCGCAGAACGCTACATTCGCGATAAAACCCAGCTTTCCCGCAGCGGCGTGATGCGTATCCTGGCCGATCTCAAAACGGGGGGCTTTATTGAAATGGAAGATGGCAGGCTGATTAAAATCAATAAACTTCCCGCCCGGTACTGAATTGCAGACACAAAAAAGGCCGCACTCGCGGCCTTTTCACTCTCTCAATGGACGTGAACGCCCAAGCGCCAGGCAAAATAGATCTCTTCTTTCAGTTCATTCGAAGAGAGCGCCAGCAAATCTGTAAACTCCAGTTCAAGCTGTTTCAGCTTTTTCAGGTACTGCGCCGGAGACAGGTTGCTGTTATCGCGACGTAAATATTCAATTGCCAGTTGCGTTGGGGTTATTTCAGTATCCATGATGTCCTCACTTGTGTACAAATCCTGACCAGTATATCACAACACCCTGGCGAGATTTTGACCAAATGCAAAAACATCAGGAAATTTATACCACCGCCGTCGTCAGCCTGGATGAGCAGCACAGCCGATCCTGCTCATCGAGAATATCAATCTGCCACACCTGATGACGGCTACCGGCGTGCAGCGCGCGGCAAATACCGCGCACTCGCCCGCTGCGCACCGAGCGAATATGGTTGGCGTTCACCTCAAGCCCGACGACCTTCTGCTCCCCTTTGGTGCAGAGATACCCCGCCACCGAGCCCAGGGTTTCGGCCAGCACCACGGACGCACCGCCGTGCAGTAAACCAAACGGCTGGTGCGTACGATGATCGACAGGCATGGTGGCCTCCAGATCGTCTTCCCCAATGCGGATAAACTGGATATCCAGCAACCCGACCATATTCCCCTCGCCCATGGCGTTTAACGCCTGTAGCGTGACGGCACGTTTCCAGATCATCCGATAATCTCCAGTAAAGCCTGTAACGGATGGCGTACCCCGTTACCTTCAACACGTTTCACCTGGCTACGACAGGAGTAGCCCGTTGCCAGGCAGCGGTTTCGCGGCAAGCGCTGCATCGCCTGATGCCATGACAGCTCGTAAATACCGAGCGAGTTGGCGTGATTCTTCACTTCATGCCCGTAAGTGCCTGCCATGCCGCAGCAACCGACGCTGACGCTCTCAAGCTTCGCGCCAAAGCGGGCAAAAATAGAGGCCCATTGCGCAGGTGCGCCCGGCAGCGCGGTGACTTCGGTACAGTGACCAAACAGGTACCACGGCTCACCGCTGACCTCCATGGCGCTGGTCTGCTCGAGAGCCGCCGGCAGCCACTCGTGCACCAGCATAACGTGGAACGCCCCGCGTTTATCGCCCAGCGTCTGCTTATATTCATCGCGATAGCAGAGCACCAGCGCCGGATCGACACCCACCATCGGCATGCCCAGCCCGGCGACCCGGTTAAGGAAATCAGACGTTTTTTGCGCCGTTTTCGCGAAGCGGTTGAGGAAGCCTTTAATGTGTTGCGCCTTACCGTTAGGTGAGAACGGCAGAACCACCGGCTGATACCCCAGTTTTTCCGCCAGACGGACAAAATCGGCCACCACCTGCGCGTCGTAATAGCTGGTAAACGGATCCTGCACCACCAGCACCACCTTCGCTTTTTGCTCAGGACTTAACGCCTCAAGCTGCTCCAGGGTCATGTTTGCCGAGCGGTGCCCCACCAGCTGACGCTGCAGCGACGGCACCGAGAGCAACGGCAGATCCACCATTCCGATATGTTTTTCGGAAAGCTTGCGCACCAGCGGCTGATTGATAAAGAAGTTGAACGTCTTTGGCGCCCGGGCCATCAGCGGGGCATAGCTCTCCACCGTTGCCACCAGATGGTCGCGCATCGGGCGCAGATAGCGCGTGTGGTAGAGCTGCAGGAAGCGCGAGCGGAACTCCGGTACGTCTATCTTAATCGGGCACTGGGTCGAACAGGCTTTACAGGCCAGGCAGCCGGACATGGCCTCTTTCACCTCATGGGAGAAATCATACTCGCCCTTATTCGCATGCCAGCTGTTGCGGGTGCGCTCAATCAGGGAACGCAGGCTGGCCCGTTTTTCCGGCAACTCCTGCTCCAGCTTGAGCGGGTCGATACCGCGATCGGCCAGCAAACGCAGCCATTCGCGTACCAGCGTCGCCCGCCCTTTTGGCGAGTGGATGCGGTTGCTGGTGATTTTCATCGACGGGCACATCGGGCTTTTCACGTCGAAGTTAAAGCACAGGCCGTTGCCGTTACACTCCAGCGCCCCACGCCAGGACGCGCGCACGGCAATGGGGATTTGTCTGTCGTACGTGCCGCGCTTGACGGCATCCACCTGCAGCATGGGCGCGTCCACGCCTTCCGGAGGACAAATTTTCCCCGGGTTGAGACGGTTATTGGGATCGAACGCCGCTTTGACCTTGCGCAGCTCGCCGAAGAGCTGTTCACCGAAGAACGCCGGGCTGTACTCGGCGCGGAATCCTTTTCCGTGTTCCCCCCACAGCAGGCCACCATATTTCGCCGTTAAGGCCACCACCTCATCGGAGATCTGTTTCATCAGGATCTCCTGCTGCGGATCGCACATGTCCAGGGCCGGACGCACATGCAGCACCCCGGCATCAACGTGGCCGAACATGCCATAGCTCAGGCCGTGGCTGTCCAGCAGCGCACGGAATTCAACAATATAATCCGCCAGATGCTCAGGGGGAACGCAGGTATCTTCGGCAAACGGAATCGGCTTCGCGGCGCCTTTGGCATTGCCGAGCAGCCCCACCGCTTTTTACGCATCGCGTAGATACGCTCAATGCCGGCCAGGTCGTTACAGAGCTGCCAGCCAATGACCCCGCCTTCGCCGTGGGCGATCAGTTCATCAAGCCGCTGACAGAGCGTGGTCACCTGGCTATCGATAAGTTCTGCATCGTCTCCGGCAAATTCAACGATGTTAAGCCCTAGCATCTCTTTGTCCGGCACATCGGTAATCAGCTCCCGCACCGAGTGCCAGACGATATCTTCCCGCGCCAGATTAAGCACCTTCGAGTCAACGGTTTCCACCGACAGCGCCTGCGCCTCCACCATAAACGGGGCATTACGCAGCGCGGAATCAAAGGAGTCATATTTGACGTTCACCAAGCGGCGCACTTTGGGCAGCCGGGTGATATCCAGCCGCGCCTCGGTAATAAACGCCAGCGTTCCTTCGGAGCCGGTCAGCACACGGGTCAAATCAAACTGGGTCAGTTCGTCGTTAAAGACGTGACGCAGGTCGTAACCGGTCAGGAAACGGTTCAGTTTGGGGAATTTGTCGAGGATCAGCTGGCGGTTATCGCGACAGCGTTCCAGCACGGTGCGATAGATGCGCCCGCTTGCGGTGTTCTCTTTACCCAGCGTTTCCGCCAGCTCGACCGGCACAGGCTGGGTATCCAGGATATCGCCGCCCAGCAGCACCGCCCGTACGCCCAGAACATGATCGGAGGTTTTTCCGTAGACCAGCGAACCCTGCCCGGAGGCATCGGTGTTGATCATCCCGCCGATGGTTGCCCGGTTGCTGGTAGAAAGCTCCGGCGCAAAAAAGTAGCCGTAGGGCTTCAGATACTGGTTGAGCTGATCCTTAATCACGCCCGCTTCAACGCGAACCCATCCCTCTTCAGGATTGATCTCGATGATGCGGTTCATATAGCGCGACATATCAATGATGATGCCCTGGTTCAGGGCCTGGCCATTTGTTCCGGTGCCGCCGCCGCGCGGGGTGAACACCAGAGCGCTAAAACGCTCTTGCGTCGCCAGCCGGGCAATCAGCGCCACATCGGCCGTTGAACGTGGAAAGACGACTGCATCGGGAAGAAGCTGGTAAATACTGTTATCGGTCGCCATCGTCAGCCTGTCGGCATAGTTCGTGGCGGTATCACCTGTAAAACCCTGTTGCTCCAGTGCCTGCAAAAAATTAAGCACCAGCTGAACGACGCCAGGTGCTTGGGAAATCTGTGGGATCATGACTGTCGACCCTAATTAGAGTAGTGTGAAATCGTTTGCGTTGTGTCTGGAAAGTTTTATCACATTTTTTTCTTATGTGCTTCGCTGAATTACGGGCAAAATCCGCCTGTCAAAAATCGCTGATATCATTAATGATTAGAGTGACGCGGTTATCCGTTCCCGCCAGCCTCGCTGGTGTTTATTAAGGAAAGTTTCATTTATGGTCAATCTTCGCCAGCCCAGGGATGTTGCGCAAATTTTGCTGTCGGTGCTGTTTCTGGCCCTCATGATTATTGCGTGTCTGTGGATTGTTCAACCTTTCATACTTGGCTTCGCCTGGGCCGCAACGGTGGTCGTGGCGACCTGGCCGGTGCTGTTACGTTTGCAGAAACTGCTGTTTGGCCGCCGCGGTCTGGCGGTACTGGTCATGACGCTGCTGCTGTTCCTGCTGTTTATTATTCCGATTGCGCTGCTGGTGAACAGCCTTGTCGATTCCAGTGGCCCGGTTATTCGCGCCGTCACCAGCGGTGATTTAACGCTGCCGGATCTCGCCTGGCTGAACAGCATTCCGGTGGTAGGCGCCAAACTTTACAGCGGCTGGCATAGCCTGCTGGAGATGGGCGGCAGCGCGTTGATGGCGAAAGTGCGTCCGTATATTGGCACCACCACCACCTGGTTTGTGGGTCAGGCGGCACATATTGGTCGCTTTATGATGCACTGTGCGCTGATGCTGGTCTTCAGCGCCCTGCTCTACTGGCGCGGTGAGCAGGTAGCGTTGGGCGTACGCCATTTCGCTACCCGACTGGCCGGTAAACGCGGCGATGCCGCAGTTCTGCTGGCGGCGCAGGCCGTGCGGGCGGTTGCGCTTGGGGTGGTCGTCACGGCGCTGGTGCAGGCGGTGCTGGGCGGTATTGGCCTGGCCATTTCTGGCGTGCCGTACGCTACCGTCTTTACGGTGGTGATGCTGATGACCTGTCTTGCACAACTGGGGCCGTTGCTGGTGCTGGTCCCCAGCATCATCTGGCTTTACTGGACGGGGGATACCACGTGGGGAACCGTTCTGCTGGTCTGGAGCTGCGTGGTCGGCACCATGGATAACGTGATTCGTCCCATCCTCATCCGCATGGGCGCGGACCTGCCGCTGATCCTGATCCTCTCCGGCGTCATTGGCGGGTTAATCGCCTTTGGGATGATCGGTCTGTTTATTGGACCGGTGCTGCTTGCCGTCACCTGGCGTCTCTTCTCCGCCTGGGTACACGAAGTGCCGCCGCCGGGCACCGACCCGGATGTGATTTTGAGCGAACTCGAAGAGCTGGAAGAGAAGAATACGCAGTAAAAGGGATTGCCGGGTGGCGTTGACGCTTACCCGGCCTACATTCTCCCCGGCAATACTTAAATGTTGCTAAACTATTTATTCGTTGCGCACTGGTCCGACCCGCCTTTTTTGCTCTAAGTCCGCTATTCACCTCAAGAAATCTTTACTTCTCTTTAACTATTGAGACGAATCTGATCGACGCTCAAGGTTGGCATGCCTACTATTAGCTCACGGTTATAAATCAACACCTTGATTTATAAGCATGGAAATCCCCTGAGTGAAACAACGAATTGCTGTGTGTAGTCTTTGCCCATCTCCCACGATGGGCTTTTTTTATCCTGGCTACGCGTGCTGAACCTGACAGGTGCTTAGCATGCGCCATTCAGCAGGCAGCACCCGCGTCTCTCCCGTCACATTGACCGTCACCACGTCGCGAATATCCGCCGACGATGCCCCCACCTGCAGCTCAAACTCGCCCGGCTCGACAATGCGTTTGCCGTCCCGACGGGTAAAGTTGAACATCTCCACGGGCAGCGTAAAGGTGAGCGTGGCCGTTTCGCCCGGCGCGAGCGCCACGCGCTGGAACGCTTTCAGCTCCTGAAGCGGCCGCACCTGCGTGGCAACCTTATCCCGGACGTACACCTGCACCACATCGCTGCCGCTGCGTTCACCGCGGTTGGTGACGTCAATACTCAACACAACTTCGCCGTCCACCGGTACGCTGTTTTGCGCGAGGCGTGCTGCGCCCCAGTTAAATTGCGTCCAGCCAAGACCGAAACCAAAGGGATAGCGGGAGCCAAAGTGGAACGCGAATGGCGTGCCGCCGCTTTTCAGCTTGTGGTTGTAGTAGTACGGCATGGCGCCCGCACTTTTCGGCACGCTCACCACCAGACGTCCCTGCGGCTCCACGCGGCCGGTTAACACATCGGCAATTGCCCAACCCCCTTCCTGCCCAGGCGCCCAGGCCATCATCAGCGCCGCGACCTTATCTTCCAGCCCCTGAAGATTGTACGGCCGCCCACCGGTCATCACGACAATCACCGGTTTGCCCGTGGCGACCAGGGCTTCCAGCAGCTGTTGCTGAACGCCAGGCAGGTTCAGGGAATCGGTATCGGATCCTTCCCCTACCGTGCCGCTCTGGAACAAACCGGCGAGGTCGCCGACGCAGGCCACCACCACGTCGCTCTCCTGCGCGGCGTTCACTGCTTCGGGGATCAGCGCGGTACTTTGCGACACCGGCGACTGCTGCATCGGTTTGCCCCCGCTGTCACCCGGGAAGACCGGCGCGCCCGCCATTCGTTTTTCGATGATGTGACACCCTTTGGCATAACGCACGTTCGACGCGCCCAGATAGTGCTCCAGCGCCGCGCGCGGAGTCGTCACCTGCGACGTTTCGTCAACCATATCGCTGATAATCAAATGCACCGGGAAGCTGTAGCCGCTGAGCAACGCCAGCGGATCGTCCGCCGTGGGGCCCACCACCGCCACGCGGGGTTTGCCGCCGAGAGGCAAAATGCCGTTATTCTCCAGCAGCGTCAGCGAACGGGTCGCCACCTCACGTGCAACCTGCCGGGTGGTCTCATTTTGCAAATCAATGCCACTTTCATCGGCATACGGGTTTTCAAACAGGCCGAGACGGAATTTTTCGGTCAGCACGCGTCCTACAATCTCGTCCACTTTCGCCATGGAGATCAGACCACGCTCAACGGCCTCGGCCAGATGGCGGGCGCAGTCATCTTTCGGCAACTCAACATCAAGCCCGGCGTTAAAGGCCAGCGCGGCGGATTCGGTCGCATCATGCGAGACCCCGTGATGCTGATGTAGCAGGCTGACGCCGCCATAGTCCGCCACAACGATCCCGTCAAAGCCCCACTGTTCGCGCAGGACGGTGGTCAGCAGGAAGTGGTCACTGTGCCCCGGCTGATTGTCGATATCGTGGTACGCAGGCATCACCGACCCGGCATTGGCCAGCTTCACCGCCATTTCAAACGGCAGCAGGAAGGTATCATTCAGTTCGCTAAAGCCCAGATGAACCGGGGCATGGTTACGCGCCCCCTCGCTGAACGAGTGGCCCACATAGTGCTTAAGCGTGGCCAGCAGATCGCGTTTATCGCCCTGCAGCCCTTTAACGTAGGCCGTGGCCATCACACCCACCAGCCAGGGATCTTCGCCAAAGGTCTCTTCCGTGCGCCCCCAGCGCACATCGCGGGAGACATCCAGCACCGGGGCCAGCCCCTGCTGGCACCCCACAGAGCGCGCCTCTTTGCCTATCTGTTCGGCAGCCCGCTGTACCAGCGCCGGATCCCAGGTTGAACCGTAGTTGAGCGACGACGGGAACAGCGTGGCCGCTTTGCACAACAACCCCACCAGACACTCCTCATGGAACAGCGCCGGAATGCCGAGCCGCGTCTCTTCCATCATCATGCGCTGCAGACGGTTGGCGGCGCGCACGCCGGTTTGCGCATCAACGATATGGGTACCCAGCGGACGGGTAATCTGCCCGACGCCCAGCTTAAGCCGTTCGCTGAGCGAGGCCTGTTCACTCACCCCCGCGAATTCGTCACTCAAGTCGCTGCGTTCACGGTGGTTGCCGTTTTCATCGAGGATCAGCCAGTACGCGTGCATCTGGGCGAACTTCTCTTCCGGGGTCATGCGTGCCAGCAAGTCGGCGACGCGCTCGTGCACGGGACGTCCCGCGTCCTTATAGATTGCAGTCATGTTTTACTCCTGTAGGGCGGAAGGGGCAGCCGGGCTGAGTTGCCCTGCTTCTGGCCGCACGTCGCGCTTGCTGGCCAGTTCGCGGGCGATGGAATCCACCAGCCGACTGTTGAGTTTGTAGATGGCAAGCAGCGCGACCATGCAGAGGAACAGCACGCACGGAATGAGGGTAAACAGTGCGTTAATGGTCGTGAGTACGTGCGGCGTCTGGGTTGCCTGGCCTGGCGCGTAATCCACCATCCCGAGCACCCAACCCACCACTGCCCCACCCAACGCCAGACCAAATTTGATGGCGAACAGCGCGGTGGAGAAGACCAGACCATCGAGCCGGCGACCGCTGCGGTGCTCTTCATAGTCGACCACATCGGAGAACATGGTCCACTGCAGCGGCGTGGTCAGGTTCTGGATGAAGCTAAAGACAATATTGAGGCCGAAAATCAGCCAGACCTGTGAAGGCGGCAGGAAGAAGATCAGCGCCCCAAAAATCACGAAGGAAATAATGGTCCACTGATAGGCACGTACGCGGTCAAATTTCCCCAGCAGCCGTTCGGATAATAATGCGCCACTTAAGGAGGCCACCATCCCGGAGACGATAAAGGCAAACACCAGTTCCGGACGCAACAGCACATAATTCACGTAATACATCGTGGCAGAGCCGCGCGTCACGACCGCCGTTAACAGCAAAATATTAAACAGGAACACAATTCGCCACTGGCTGTTCCCGGCCAGCAGTTTTAAATCGGTGAGCATGGAGCCAGAAGTATCATTCCGCGGAGAATAGCGCTCGCGGGTCATCAGGAAGCAGCAGAAGAATAAAATAATCCCCAGTAATCCCATCAGGCTCATGGCATAGAAATAGCCTTTCTGTACGTTGCCCTGTCCAAGATGCGAAACCAACGGCAAAGCGATAACCGTCACAATCAACCCGCCGATAAACGACAGGCCAAAGCGCCACGACTGCAGCGAATGGCGCTCGCGCGGATCCAGCGTCAGCGCGCCCGGCATGGCGCAGTAAGGGACGTTAATGGCGGAATAGATGAGGCTTAAAATCCCGTAGGTCACACAGGCATAGACGATTTTCGCCGTGGGCCCGACGTCGGGAACGTAGAACGTAATGAGGCAGCTTACGCCAAACGGAATGGCAAACCACAGCAGCCATGGACGGAAACGACCGTGACGCGTTTGGGTGCGATCCACCAGCGCGCCGATACAGGGATCAATAAAGGCATCGACCACGCGCACCACTAAAAACATGGTGCCCATAATGGCCGCGGGTAAACCGAAAACGTCTGTATAGAAATAAGCAAGAAATAACGTCGCTGTTTGCCAGACCAGCGCACTGGCCATATCACCTAAGCCATAACCTATTTTATCTTTGGTACGCAGTACAGAGGAGATTGTCATTTGTTATTTGCCTTTTATCAGGTTAAAACGTATTTCAACCAGTTGCGCAAAATCGTGTTGATTTGCGCGGTAAGGCTCAAGTATTAGCAACCCTTTGTGTGCTAACAATTGTCTAAATTAACAGACAAATTATGATATTTGGTTTTTTACTTTATTTGTGATGGGGAGCAAATATAAGCGGAAATAAAAAAGGCGAGGATTATTTCCCTCGCCTTTTCAGATACGGAAGACGTTACTTGTTCAGTTCAGCCAGGCTCAGCCAGGTTTGCACCACGGTGTCCGGGTTGAGGGAAAGACTGTCGATCCCCTCTTCCATCAGCCAGGCCGCGAAGTCTTCATGGTCAGAAGGGCCCTGGCCACAAATCCCGACGTATTTACCCTGTTTCTTCGCCGCACGGATGGACATCGACAGCAGGGCTTTCACCGCCTCGTTGCGTTCGTCGAACAGCTCAGAGACCACGCCGGAGTCACGGTCCAGACCCAGCGTCAGCTGCGTCATGTCGTTCGAACCGATAGAGAAGCCGT is a window encoding:
- a CDS encoding molecular chaperone; protein product: MRFINTTGLAVALSALTLSTAQAGVIIGGTRIIFDGTKKEASISINNPDATPYLIQSWIDVPEGNSGKAPFIITPPLYRLDGGQKNVERIVMAGALPQQQESLFWLNIKAIPSASKQTNALQIAVKTRIKLIYRPESLRASTPEEQANKLTWQRAGNEIQVNNPTQYVVNFNEITLGGKKLDDVTYVLPGASARFVLPNEARGNSLTFKIINDYGSPGVLHQASL
- a CDS encoding fimbrial protein → MKNKMMITLLAVGSALTATHAFAAAGTVNFNGNILDSACDVDVASQNQVVVLGDYYKTEFPTTGARTAATQFNIVLKNCPVTVTNAKVRFDGTPDATNSSLLAIDSSAAGAATGVAINLMSADKADLPLHGSNSYSYVLSSTADNTLSFYAQYISTAATVTAGPANSVANFSVVYN
- a CDS encoding helix-turn-helix domain-containing protein gives rise to the protein MNTRMAPSLDNEKATVLTAKPYKHIEKLIDHLLPLAERRILSRGEVLHYYANDVRQCFLLLQGSVALHRRGDGIVLNSESAPFILGVSSQFSSEHLYVRALETSELAGVSLERFNGVIAQHNLWEPFSHLLIYTASRVYEHCSRISQMSAYDIIRFQLVELMQEPEAIRLNTTAAAYIQSRTWLSRSGIMRILAELRTGKYITMERGVLLDVHHLPRKY
- a CDS encoding helix-turn-helix domain-containing protein, giving the protein MSSTEKPHRGSPYAQALITHLQPYSTVRHLDRGEQLDLVVDGRGMSYLILEGTVAIYRRSDNLMLSTAKSPALFGVANINDIFFDDYLKTVTPCKIGTLTAEQLHVIIQEKALWGLISNHLMFMYNRLYNTVMPKGAPTAYEMIRQQLMLLMNEDESYRREITAERYIRDKTQLSRSGVMRILADLKTGGFIEMEDGRLIKINKLPARY
- a CDS encoding YdiH family protein, which gives rise to MDTEITPTQLAIEYLRRDNSNLSPAQYLKKLKQLELEFTDLLALSSNELKEEIYFAWRLGVHVH
- the menI gene encoding 1,4-dihydroxy-2-naphthoyl-CoA hydrolase; this translates as MIWKRAVTLQALNAMGEGNMVGLLDIQFIRIGEDDLEATMPVDHRTHQPFGLLHGGASVVLAETLGSVAGYLCTKGEQKVVGLEVNANHIRSVRSGRVRGICRALHAGSRHQVWQIDILDEQDRLCCSSRLTTAVV
- the ydiK gene encoding AI-2E family transporter YdiK, which codes for MVNLRQPRDVAQILLSVLFLALMIIACLWIVQPFILGFAWAATVVVATWPVLLRLQKLLFGRRGLAVLVMTLLLFLLFIIPIALLVNSLVDSSGPVIRAVTSGDLTLPDLAWLNSIPVVGAKLYSGWHSLLEMGGSALMAKVRPYIGTTTTWFVGQAAHIGRFMMHCALMLVFSALLYWRGEQVALGVRHFATRLAGKRGDAAVLLAAQAVRAVALGVVVTALVQAVLGGIGLAISGVPYATVFTVVMLMTCLAQLGPLLVLVPSIIWLYWTGDTTWGTVLLVWSCVVGTMDNVIRPILIRMGADLPLILILSGVIGGLIAFGMIGLFIGPVLLAVTWRLFSAWVHEVPPPGTDPDVILSELEELEEKNTQ